Proteins from one Listeria weihenstephanensis genomic window:
- a CDS encoding diacylglycerol/lipid kinase family protein, protein MGKALLIVNPSSGKEKGKVYADRAHQALLKRFDEVEVKETQKGGDATEFADHAAKEGYEAVIAMGGDGTLNEVINGLAEQEHRPAFGFVPLGTVNDLARSLGIPLRPDRAIKALETAKKRTMDIGKIGDTYFMNVLAAGMIAEAVDKVSVEQKTKFGSVAYFAEGLKAFTRHELLDFELKYDDGEWSGDAALVIASLTNSVGGMEQWAPEAEVDDGLIHVFIITKLGLIDAAKILPQLALGSLKKADSVMYFSTTSLEIDCKAPDVKVNVDGDPGDTFPIKIEVLREHLDVLVPK, encoded by the coding sequence TTGGGTAAAGCATTGTTGATTGTGAACCCTTCTTCCGGTAAGGAAAAAGGGAAAGTATACGCGGATCGGGCGCATCAGGCATTATTGAAGCGTTTCGATGAGGTGGAGGTCAAAGAAACACAAAAAGGCGGAGATGCAACGGAATTTGCAGATCATGCCGCTAAAGAGGGTTATGAAGCCGTTATCGCAATGGGCGGGGATGGTACACTGAATGAGGTCATTAATGGTTTAGCCGAGCAAGAACATCGGCCAGCATTCGGCTTTGTACCACTGGGAACAGTCAATGATTTAGCGCGTTCCTTGGGTATTCCGTTACGACCAGACCGAGCGATTAAAGCACTTGAAACAGCGAAGAAAAGAACCATGGATATTGGTAAAATCGGTGATACATACTTCATGAACGTTTTGGCAGCTGGGATGATTGCAGAGGCTGTGGATAAGGTGAGTGTGGAGCAGAAGACCAAATTTGGTTCTGTTGCCTATTTTGCCGAAGGGTTAAAAGCATTTACGCGTCATGAATTACTAGATTTTGAGTTGAAGTATGATGATGGAGAGTGGAGTGGTGATGCTGCGCTTGTCATTGCTAGTTTGACGAATTCTGTCGGTGGCATGGAGCAATGGGCGCCAGAAGCAGAGGTCGATGATGGACTGATTCATGTCTTTATCATTACGAAATTAGGACTTATCGATGCTGCCAAAATTCTACCACAATTAGCACTCGGCTCACTTAAAAAAGCAGATAGCGTCATGTACTTTTCGACGACATCGCTTGAAATTGATTGTAAAGCGCCAGATGTTAAAGTAAATGTCGATGGCGATCCTGGAGATACATTCCCAATTAAAATCGAAGTATTACGCGAGCATCTAGACGTATTAGTTCCCAAATAA
- a CDS encoding GntR family transcriptional regulator, translating into MDKITGETLESKAHRMIKEKIQCGEYQVGQRLIEAEVSRTLELSRTPVRKAFAMLTVDGYLEFEDYKGVIVKNCAITKERYIEMLDIMELFLLATIDKIEAKSVTFSNRRVLNKAADFNKLEAPTDRQCMEYQRWFLNEILSYAKNEYYLEVINKFYDDLLEFGEADVFQSAMKLFDRTLANYTTCGKMIEARDFNGARTIVKQIINDRILFIFR; encoded by the coding sequence ATGGATAAAATCACAGGTGAAACGTTGGAGAGTAAAGCACACCGAATGATTAAAGAAAAAATTCAATGTGGGGAATACCAAGTTGGTCAACGCCTTATTGAAGCAGAGGTTTCAAGAACATTGGAACTTAGCAGGACACCGGTGCGCAAAGCTTTTGCAATGTTAACAGTAGATGGTTATTTGGAGTTTGAAGACTATAAAGGCGTTATCGTCAAAAATTGTGCAATCACGAAAGAACGCTACATTGAGATGCTCGATATTATGGAACTTTTTCTATTGGCAACGATTGATAAAATAGAGGCGAAATCGGTGACGTTTAGCAATCGCCGAGTGTTGAACAAAGCGGCTGATTTCAACAAACTAGAAGCACCGACAGATAGACAATGCATGGAGTATCAACGCTGGTTTTTAAATGAAATTTTGAGCTATGCAAAAAATGAGTACTACTTAGAGGTCATCAATAAATTTTACGATGACCTTTTGGAATTTGGGGAAGCAGATGTTTTTCAGTCAGCAATGAAGCTCTTTGATAGAACGCTTGCTAACTATACAACGTGCGGCAAAATGATCGAAGCGCGGGATTTTAACGGAGCAAGAACTATCGTGAAGCAAATTATTAACGATCGAATCCTATTTATTTTCAGATAA
- a CDS encoding sirohydrochlorin chelatase has protein sequence MRAIIYIGNGTQLAEGNAEFRTFINQIKTKRPETIQELGFLHMSYPTIEIACEKAIIAGADELIVVPVFLFSATNIKHEIPKILQSLKHKHPTITIKMTETFGFDPEIISLAKEIILQTSIDTTNSEAVLLVGLGSERDEEPAKRLYSVAQLLESQLHIPVFHSEIMGEPAFSNKLEEIIPRYEKVFILPYFLFTGAHVVAIDQARLHLQKIYPNCQTVLCESFHYHPLLEQAILHKITELTG, from the coding sequence TTGCGCGCAATTATTTATATCGGTAACGGCACACAACTAGCTGAAGGTAATGCAGAATTTCGTACTTTTATTAATCAAATTAAAACGAAAAGACCCGAAACAATTCAAGAACTAGGATTCTTGCATATGAGTTACCCGACGATTGAGATTGCTTGTGAAAAAGCTATTATTGCTGGAGCAGATGAACTTATTGTCGTCCCAGTATTCTTATTTTCTGCTACAAATATTAAACATGAAATTCCAAAAATTCTTCAATCATTAAAACACAAACATCCAACTATAACGATAAAAATGACGGAAACTTTTGGCTTTGATCCAGAAATTATTTCGCTTGCTAAGGAAATTATCTTACAAACGAGCATCGATACTACGAATTCCGAGGCCGTGCTTCTAGTCGGACTCGGCAGCGAACGTGATGAAGAACCTGCCAAGCGCCTATACAGTGTCGCTCAATTATTAGAGTCGCAGCTCCACATTCCCGTTTTTCATAGTGAAATCATGGGAGAACCTGCGTTTAGCAACAAACTTGAAGAGATCATACCCCGCTATGAGAAAGTATTTATCCTCCCCTATTTCCTCTTTACTGGAGCGCATGTTGTAGCGATCGATCAAGCACGGCTTCACCTTCAAAAAATATATCCGAATTGCCAAACCGTTCTCTGCGAATCTTTTCATTATCACCCGTTGCTAGAACAAGCTATTTTGCATAAAATAACAGAACTCACAGGTTGA
- a CDS encoding PepSY domain-containing protein has protein sequence MWKKISMIAMTTVMVGTLAACGDDDANNSNTSTGTNTTEQTTDSNNNSDTKAVDLNNKDFALSYTEAIELFKNKHPKTDITSVELSQELGKYVYTIDGVDDSNEFEMKFDADSKAILQDNNEKLDNEDANGQERANEKLDLTGIKTPQEAMTAALKQQSGTVNEWSIDRELNQTYFNVKVMNGTQEYEVKLDAKTLDVLSTEKDD, from the coding sequence ATGTGGAAAAAAATTAGTATGATCGCGATGACAACGGTAATGGTAGGAACGCTTGCAGCTTGTGGAGATGACGATGCGAATAACTCGAACACATCAACAGGCACGAATACAACAGAGCAAACAACAGATTCGAACAATAACAGTGATACAAAAGCAGTAGATCTTAATAACAAAGATTTCGCGCTTAGTTATACAGAAGCAATAGAGCTATTTAAAAACAAGCATCCAAAAACGGATATCACATCAGTAGAATTATCACAAGAACTTGGTAAATACGTTTACACAATCGATGGCGTAGATGATTCCAATGAGTTTGAAATGAAGTTCGATGCTGATTCAAAAGCAATTCTTCAAGACAACAACGAGAAACTAGACAACGAGGATGCAAATGGCCAAGAACGTGCGAATGAAAAACTAGATTTAACAGGGATCAAAACGCCACAAGAAGCTATGACAGCGGCTCTGAAGCAACAATCTGGAACAGTGAATGAGTGGTCGATTGATCGTGAGTTAAACCAAACTTACTTCAATGTGAAAGTAATGAACGGAACACAGGAATATGAAGTGAAATTAGACGCTAAAACATTAGATGTATTATCTACTGAAAAAGATGACTAA
- a CDS encoding polysaccharide deacetylase family protein translates to MKKILQIGIAILCCFLITGCTQDEASAPPKKEPVPKINTTPKQEEIVPTKTGTDVNPETLKIPVLMYHSINTNVKNNLITPPDEFDAQMKWLKDNNYHTITLAELDELLLTGKNVPDKPIVITFDDGYQDNYTNAYPILKKYDLKANIFVITDKIAKNNHFDEAALKEMSDYGIEMDSHTVHHQELNTLTYTEQLKELKDSKAVLEKLTGKPVNSICYPVGRHNEDTERAAKAAGYAMGFTTAAGKANKNDGMYTLPRVRMVPGISMQAALQ, encoded by the coding sequence ATGAAGAAAATTCTACAAATTGGTATCGCGATACTCTGTTGTTTTCTAATTACTGGCTGTACACAAGATGAGGCTAGTGCACCACCGAAGAAGGAGCCTGTTCCTAAAATCAATACGACTCCAAAGCAAGAGGAGATCGTGCCTACAAAAACAGGAACGGATGTGAACCCAGAAACGCTAAAGATTCCGGTGTTGATGTACCATTCCATTAATACAAATGTTAAAAATAATTTAATCACGCCTCCAGATGAGTTCGATGCGCAGATGAAATGGCTAAAGGATAACAATTATCATACGATTACGCTTGCAGAATTGGATGAATTATTGTTAACTGGGAAAAATGTTCCGGATAAACCGATTGTGATCACGTTTGATGATGGTTATCAGGACAATTATACGAATGCCTATCCAATTCTAAAAAAATACGACTTAAAAGCAAATATATTTGTCATTACGGATAAAATCGCAAAGAATAATCATTTCGATGAAGCGGCGTTAAAAGAGATGAGCGACTATGGCATTGAAATGGACAGCCACACGGTTCATCATCAAGAGTTAAACACATTAACCTATACGGAGCAACTAAAAGAATTAAAAGACTCTAAAGCCGTTTTAGAGAAGCTTACTGGCAAACCGGTTAATTCCATTTGCTATCCAGTTGGTCGCCATAATGAAGACACCGAGCGAGCAGCAAAGGCAGCAGGGTACGCGATGGGCTTTACAACCGCAGCTGGGAAAGCGAATAAAAATGATGGTATGTACACACTTCCAAGAGTAAGGATGGTACCAGGAATATCAATGCAAGCTGCTCTTCAATAA
- a CDS encoding Lmo0779 family protein: MDATNIFLIIMIVGAFLFSFYDGVVLHFWKGKTVLSVPLRSRGKWDGYIFVGLIAMLFISNAFLRHGPTSTSVLLAILGLLFFYICFIRKGRVIFKEHGFFYALLYFEYKKMERINLSEDGVLVIETGRQRLLLFARNEEDLERMLKVFTEKS; this comes from the coding sequence ATGGATGCAACAAATATTTTCTTGATTATTATGATCGTCGGCGCGTTTTTATTTTCCTTTTATGATGGCGTGGTTCTTCATTTTTGGAAAGGCAAAACTGTTCTTAGTGTCCCACTTCGTTCGCGAGGTAAATGGGATGGATACATATTCGTTGGTTTGATTGCGATGCTGTTTATCTCAAACGCTTTCTTACGTCATGGACCAACGTCAACTTCAGTCTTATTAGCCATTCTGGGCCTTCTCTTCTTCTACATTTGTTTTATCCGAAAAGGCAGAGTTATCTTTAAGGAACACGGCTTCTTCTATGCGCTACTCTACTTCGAATACAAAAAGATGGAACGCATTAACTTGTCGGAAGATGGTGTTCTCGTTATTGAAACTGGTCGCCAACGTCTCTTACTCTTTGCTCGAAATGAGGAAGATTTGGAGCGGATGCTGAAAGTGTTTACCGAAAAAAGCTAA
- a CDS encoding serine hydrolase domain-containing protein produces MHVSRTQMAQNKRKKRRLATILIVIACFLLGGVGSAFIFMQAHSKVTANEINMNDESTASVKANIIIDPNASLKTKVDLILKKHQFNGTAYVVQNNKPIINQGYGIANKMTGEKNTSQSVFLIGSMQKAVVATAIMQLQEKGMLSVEDPIAKYFPTFPNGQNIKIKNFLGHTSGLPGRKKGNEIITSAQILAEIEATGIKRQPGTWDYQDDNYAVMGRLVEVLSGQTLATYLAENIFKPAGMQKTGVGDSFFTNPHMSVSYKLTDDTLIKTSFLQDTSQLFGAGNMYMPPKDIYLFNKALMDGRLIKQASLTRMLQAGAGNYGFGFYDRPNFYISRGVGYNYETINSFSKDRKDAVIVFSNIRYERDDGALVKEIYNAMQSEK; encoded by the coding sequence ATGCATGTAAGCAGAACACAGATGGCGCAAAATAAACGTAAGAAACGGCGCCTGGCAACAATTCTAATCGTCATTGCTTGCTTTTTATTGGGGGGAGTGGGAAGTGCTTTCATTTTTATGCAGGCACACTCGAAAGTAACAGCAAATGAAATCAACATGAACGATGAATCAACGGCAAGTGTGAAAGCGAATATTATTATCGATCCTAACGCTTCACTAAAAACAAAGGTAGATCTGATTCTGAAAAAGCACCAATTTAACGGAACGGCCTACGTAGTTCAAAATAATAAACCGATCATAAATCAAGGCTACGGCATTGCCAATAAGATGACTGGGGAAAAGAACACAAGTCAAAGTGTGTTTCTAATTGGTTCGATGCAAAAAGCAGTGGTAGCAACAGCAATTATGCAATTACAGGAAAAAGGAATGCTCAGCGTGGAGGATCCGATTGCCAAATATTTCCCGACATTTCCCAATGGTCAGAATATCAAAATTAAGAACTTTCTTGGCCACACATCCGGACTTCCAGGACGCAAAAAAGGAAATGAAATAATAACCTCGGCGCAGATATTGGCGGAAATTGAAGCAACAGGAATTAAGAGGCAACCAGGTACGTGGGATTATCAAGATGATAACTACGCGGTGATGGGTAGGTTAGTTGAAGTACTATCAGGTCAAACGCTCGCTACCTATTTAGCAGAAAATATTTTCAAACCCGCAGGAATGCAGAAAACTGGTGTCGGTGATTCCTTCTTTACGAATCCACACATGTCTGTCAGTTATAAATTGACGGATGATACGCTTATTAAAACAAGCTTTTTGCAAGATACCTCTCAGCTCTTTGGCGCTGGGAATATGTACATGCCGCCAAAAGACATTTACCTCTTTAATAAGGCTCTTATGGACGGTCGTTTGATCAAGCAAGCAAGTTTGACTAGGATGCTTCAAGCAGGTGCCGGGAACTATGGATTTGGCTTTTATGATCGACCCAATTTTTATATCTCGCGCGGTGTTGGTTATAATTATGAGACAATCAACAGTTTTTCAAAAGATAGGAAAGATGCTGTCATTGTGTTTTCGAATATTCGATATGAGCGAGACGATGGAGCTTTAGTAAAAGAAATTTATAATGCGATGCAGAGTGAAAAATAG
- a CDS encoding GRAM domain-containing protein, translated as MGETLDVIYKGLANLKNGFKPVPGRLFITKEYLIHKPNDYFAEEVTIPFADITRVEGVMTKILGRDMLSNILEIETKEGHTFQFIVNRQKKWLEIMAQVLADRGEMEKLVSNK; from the coding sequence ATGGGTGAGACGCTCGATGTGATTTACAAAGGCTTAGCGAACTTGAAAAATGGTTTCAAACCAGTACCAGGGAGGCTTTTTATTACCAAGGAATACTTGATTCATAAACCAAATGATTATTTTGCGGAAGAAGTGACGATACCATTTGCGGATATTACTCGTGTAGAAGGCGTCATGACTAAGATTTTAGGTCGAGATATGTTATCTAATATACTTGAAATTGAAACGAAAGAGGGGCATACATTCCAGTTCATCGTCAATAGACAGAAGAAGTGGCTTGAGATCATGGCCCAGGTACTTGCAGATCGTGGTGAAATGGAGAAATTAGTTAGCAATAAGTAG
- a CDS encoding alpha/beta hydrolase has product MERITFKNEAGLSLAGHFYAAPSKSIVIMTHGFLSNKSSSGRFDRFALKLQQNGYNVLTYDCGGYGESDDTAIHFDKQVTDLKAAKEYSHTRGMERFAYWGHSLGGRLSLTCYDKDIETMVLTGPVTGAISYQHVDDFSKEQVAQCECNGSMVFYVDDPWRSEIVLDKQMLDDFDYMDQAATLQSVHCPILVIHGTEGDLERELAQITKKAAHLFPTGTKLVELDGADHSFMNQLDEIEILGLHWLHDHFSVR; this is encoded by the coding sequence ATGGAACGAATCACCTTTAAAAACGAAGCTGGTCTCTCATTAGCTGGTCATTTTTATGCCGCTCCTTCTAAATCCATCGTCATTATGACACATGGTTTTTTGTCCAATAAATCATCCAGCGGTCGCTTTGATCGATTTGCTCTAAAACTGCAACAAAATGGCTATAACGTGCTGACTTATGACTGTGGCGGTTACGGCGAAAGTGATGACACCGCGATCCACTTTGATAAACAAGTAACCGATTTAAAAGCGGCAAAAGAATATAGTCATACACGTGGCATGGAGAGGTTCGCCTACTGGGGGCATAGCTTGGGCGGCCGTTTATCGCTTACTTGTTATGACAAAGATATCGAAACGATGGTGTTAACTGGCCCTGTTACTGGCGCGATTTCCTATCAACATGTCGATGATTTTTCCAAAGAGCAAGTCGCGCAATGTGAATGTAACGGTAGTATGGTATTTTATGTAGATGATCCTTGGCGCTCCGAAATTGTCCTCGATAAGCAAATGCTGGATGATTTCGACTATATGGATCAAGCTGCCACGTTACAAAGCGTCCACTGCCCTATTCTGGTTATCCATGGTACAGAAGGCGATTTAGAGCGCGAGCTGGCGCAGATCACAAAAAAAGCCGCCCACCTTTTCCCTACTGGTACAAAATTAGTAGAGTTAGACGGAGCAGATCACAGTTTTATGAATCAGCTAGACGAAATCGAAATATTAGGACTGCATTGGCTTCATGACCACTTTTCTGTTCGCTAG
- a CDS encoding ROK family protein: MTLLAFDMGGTAVKYALIEQDGKILEKSSFQTPDTLEALLNQLQIIKKTYTHHDLTGIAFSCPGAVDNESGVIGGASAIPYIHHFPFRQRLEETLGLPCTLENDANCAALAETWLGVAKENRDILFLIIGTGVGGAVIKDGKIHAGAHLHGGEFGYMLMNDRLETLSDTGTAVNAASRIAKRKGLDRLTGLEAFALKEADDTVAIEEIEFMYRNLAKGIFNLQYVYDPEVIVIGGGVSERPDFLPAIQAELDSLLAQITIAKIAPKIVSCAFGNDANLIGAVANFNQVHS; this comes from the coding sequence ATGACATTATTAGCATTTGACATGGGTGGAACGGCAGTAAAGTATGCTTTAATTGAGCAAGACGGTAAGATTCTCGAAAAAAGTAGCTTTCAGACGCCAGATACATTGGAAGCGCTCTTAAACCAGCTACAAATCATAAAAAAAACGTATACACATCATGATCTCACTGGTATTGCTTTTAGCTGTCCTGGTGCTGTCGATAATGAAAGCGGTGTTATCGGCGGTGCTAGTGCGATCCCCTACATTCATCATTTCCCATTTCGACAACGCTTAGAAGAGACGCTTGGACTTCCTTGCACACTTGAAAATGATGCGAATTGTGCTGCGCTCGCGGAAACATGGCTTGGCGTCGCTAAAGAAAATCGCGATATCCTCTTCCTGATTATTGGTACAGGAGTTGGCGGTGCTGTCATTAAAGACGGTAAAATCCACGCTGGTGCACATCTTCATGGCGGTGAATTTGGCTACATGTTAATGAATGATCGCCTGGAAACGTTAAGCGATACTGGAACCGCGGTCAATGCTGCATCTCGCATCGCAAAACGAAAAGGGCTCGACCGTTTAACTGGATTAGAAGCTTTTGCATTAAAAGAAGCTGACGATACCGTTGCAATCGAAGAAATTGAATTTATGTATCGGAATCTAGCGAAAGGTATTTTTAATTTACAATATGTCTATGATCCAGAAGTTATTGTTATCGGTGGTGGTGTAAGCGAGCGTCCTGATTTCTTGCCAGCTATACAAGCGGAACTGGACAGCCTTTTAGCCCAAATAACAATCGCAAAAATTGCACCTAAAATCGTATCTTGTGCCTTCGGTAATGACGCGAATTTAATTGGAGCTGTCGCGAATTTTAATCAAGTCCATTCTTAA